One window from the genome of Fundidesulfovibrio magnetotacticus encodes:
- the lipB gene encoding lipoyl(octanoyl) transferase LipB: MRVIDLGRLTFAEALAIQEAAVEEVREGGEERLYVLEHHPVITFGRHGGEAFLLASAPELARRGVEVAKATRGGSVTCHFPGQAVLYPILRLSGRPGGLRAHFEDLEQAAMDVLAAMGVPSGRSEGRPGVWCGPRKIASVGVGVRRWVSYHGIAFNVEPDVSLFSLTTPCGLAGVEMTSAWAELARLGLDTAPAEVQGVKHALAHAFARAVLARREA, translated from the coding sequence ATGCGCGTCATCGATCTGGGACGCCTCACCTTCGCCGAGGCCCTGGCCATCCAGGAGGCGGCGGTTGAGGAGGTCCGGGAGGGAGGCGAGGAACGCCTCTACGTGCTGGAACACCACCCCGTGATCACCTTCGGACGCCACGGCGGCGAGGCCTTCCTGCTGGCCTCGGCCCCGGAGCTGGCCCGGCGCGGCGTGGAGGTGGCCAAGGCCACGCGCGGCGGCAGCGTCACCTGCCACTTCCCGGGGCAGGCCGTGCTCTATCCCATTCTGCGGCTCTCGGGCAGGCCCGGGGGGTTGCGCGCCCACTTCGAGGACCTGGAGCAGGCGGCCATGGACGTGCTGGCGGCCATGGGCGTGCCTTCCGGGCGCTCCGAGGGCCGCCCCGGCGTGTGGTGCGGCCCGCGCAAGATCGCCAGCGTGGGCGTCGGCGTACGCCGCTGGGTGAGCTACCACGGCATCGCCTTCAACGTGGAACCCGACGTTTCCCTCTTTTCCCTCACAACCCCATGCGGACTCGCAGGGGTGGAGATGACCTCGGCCTGGGCGGAACTGGCCCGGCTGGGGTTGGACACCGCCCCCGCAGAGGTCCAGGGAGTCAAGCATGCTCTCGCCCACGCCTTCGCCCGGGCAGTCCTCGCCCGGCGGGAAGCCTAG
- the lipA gene encoding lipoyl synthase — protein MLSPTPSPGQSSPGGKPSPRLPAWLRVKQPRDGVFPGTALAVAEHGLRTVCRQARCPNMFECFGRGVATFLILGGACTRSCGFCNVAHGVPEPPEPDEPLRVAQAAARLGLKHVVITSVTRDDLPDGGAIQFAACVRAVREALPGATVEVLVPDFQGSREALQMVLDAGPDVVNHNLETVPELYSLVRPQARYEQSLELLERVAKSGRASAKSGLMLGLGESPGQVERTLADLATAGCRMVTVGQYLRPGRRNLPVVRYVPPEEFEDVARMGRAQGIPVMYCGPLVRSSHNAGDFTDGMRSQGSPCCP, from the coding sequence ATGCTCTCGCCCACGCCTTCGCCCGGGCAGTCCTCGCCCGGCGGGAAGCCTAGCCCGCGCCTGCCGGCCTGGCTTCGCGTCAAGCAGCCCCGGGACGGGGTTTTCCCCGGCACGGCCCTGGCCGTGGCCGAACACGGCCTGCGCACGGTCTGCCGTCAGGCGCGCTGCCCCAACATGTTCGAGTGCTTCGGCCGTGGCGTGGCCACGTTCCTCATCCTGGGGGGGGCCTGCACGCGCTCCTGCGGCTTCTGCAACGTCGCCCACGGCGTCCCGGAGCCCCCGGAGCCCGACGAGCCCCTGCGCGTGGCCCAGGCGGCCGCGCGCCTTGGGCTCAAGCACGTGGTGATCACCTCCGTGACGCGCGACGACCTCCCCGACGGCGGGGCCATCCAGTTCGCCGCCTGTGTGCGCGCCGTGCGCGAGGCCCTGCCCGGGGCCACGGTGGAGGTGCTCGTGCCGGATTTCCAGGGCAGCCGCGAGGCCCTTCAGATGGTGCTGGACGCCGGCCCCGACGTGGTGAACCACAACCTGGAGACCGTGCCCGAACTCTACTCCCTGGTGCGTCCCCAGGCGCGTTACGAGCAGAGCCTGGAGCTTCTGGAGCGCGTGGCGAAAAGCGGGCGCGCCTCGGCCAAGAGCGGGCTCATGCTGGGGCTTGGCGAATCGCCCGGCCAAGTGGAGCGCACCCTGGCCGACCTGGCTACGGCGGGCTGCCGCATGGTCACGGTGGGGCAGTACCTGCGTCCGGGGCGGCGCAATCTGCCCGTGGTCCGCTACGTGCCGCCTGAGGAGTTCGAGGACGTGGCCCGCATGGGCCGCGCCCAGGGCATCCCCGTGATGTACTGCGGCCCGCTGGTGCGCTCCAGCCACAACGCGGGGGACTTCACGGACGGCATGCGATCGCAGGGTTCGCCATGTTGCCCCTGA
- the rfbC gene encoding dTDP-4-dehydrorhamnose 3,5-epimerase, translating into MPGLWLYTPKVFKDDRGFFMESYNQAGFAAQGLETAFIQDNHALSRSKGVLRGLHFQNPPKAQTKLVRVTRGEVLDVVVDLRKGSPTFGQWKSFLLSESNFLQLYVPKGFAHGYLTRTTDVEFLYKVDELYAPEHDSGIAWNDPDLGIDWGWTEPVLSAKDAQLGRLRDLDSPFVFEG; encoded by the coding sequence ATGCCGGGACTCTGGCTCTACACCCCCAAGGTCTTCAAGGATGACCGGGGCTTCTTCATGGAAAGCTACAACCAGGCGGGCTTCGCGGCCCAGGGCCTGGAGACGGCCTTCATCCAGGACAACCACGCCCTCTCGCGCAGCAAGGGCGTGCTCCGGGGACTGCATTTCCAGAACCCGCCCAAGGCCCAGACCAAGCTCGTTCGCGTGACGCGCGGCGAGGTGCTCGACGTGGTGGTGGACCTGCGCAAGGGCTCCCCCACCTTCGGGCAGTGGAAGTCCTTCCTCCTGTCGGAGTCCAACTTCCTCCAGCTCTACGTGCCCAAGGGCTTCGCCCACGGCTACCTGACGCGCACCACCGACGTGGAGTTCCTCTACAAGGTGGACGAACTCTACGCCCCTGAGCACGACTCCGGCATCGCCTGGAACGACCCGGACCTGGGCATCGACTGGGGCTGGACCGAGCCCGTGCTCTCCGCCAAGGACGCCCAGCTGGGCCGTCTGCGCGATCTCGACTCCCCCTTCGTCTTCGAAGGCTGA
- a CDS encoding mannose-1-phosphate guanylyltransferase/mannose-6-phosphate isomerase translates to MQATQDPKAPFAGCHAVILAGGSGTRLWPLSRTLLPKQLLSLDGGQTLLKRTVARALGAFDPSGVWVVTNEEHVFEVRSQLRELGPDLERGALAEPMGRNTLAAIMLALDRIVEQDPDALAAVFPSDHMIEPADGWRETLAKALPLAREGRLVTFGIRPAKPETGYGYIRTGQPLGEGAFEVRSFVEKPGQEQAQAYVESGEYYWNSGMFVFPVRLFLETVRDKQPVFWEWWETRSGAGLAAGYGLLPDISVDYAVVEKMERIAVVEARFDWDDLGNWEAIHRLGAKDARGNSVQGDVMALDCEGSLLISQGGKLACVGLKDMIAVQTRDATLVCPLSEAQKVKDVVGALKGEGSQLVNAHVTVRRPWGSYTVLEEGPHYKIKRIQVPSGGKLSLQMHHHRSEHWVVVTGTALVEVDGKEMLLTENQSVDIPKTATHRLSNPGKVPVEIIEIQTGPYLEEDDIVRFEDVYGRKAKP, encoded by the coding sequence ATGCAGGCCACCCAAGACCCCAAGGCTCCCTTCGCTGGTTGTCACGCCGTGATCCTGGCCGGAGGCTCCGGAACCAGGCTCTGGCCCCTCTCGCGCACGCTTTTGCCCAAGCAGCTGCTCTCCCTGGACGGCGGGCAGACGCTGCTCAAGCGCACCGTGGCCCGCGCCCTGGGCGCGTTCGACCCCTCTGGAGTCTGGGTGGTCACCAACGAGGAGCACGTCTTCGAGGTGCGCAGCCAGTTGCGCGAGCTGGGTCCGGACCTGGAGCGCGGGGCGCTGGCCGAGCCCATGGGCCGTAACACCCTGGCCGCCATCATGCTGGCCCTGGACAGGATCGTGGAGCAGGACCCCGACGCCCTGGCCGCCGTCTTCCCCTCCGACCACATGATCGAGCCCGCCGACGGCTGGCGCGAAACCCTGGCCAAGGCCCTGCCCCTGGCCCGCGAAGGCCGCCTGGTCACGTTCGGCATCCGCCCCGCCAAGCCCGAGACCGGCTACGGCTACATCCGCACGGGCCAGCCTCTGGGCGAAGGGGCCTTCGAAGTACGCTCCTTCGTGGAGAAGCCCGGCCAGGAGCAGGCCCAGGCCTACGTGGAGAGCGGCGAATACTATTGGAACAGCGGCATGTTCGTCTTCCCCGTGCGCCTCTTCCTGGAAACCGTGCGCGACAAGCAGCCCGTGTTCTGGGAGTGGTGGGAAACCCGCTCCGGCGCGGGCCTGGCCGCAGGGTACGGCCTGCTCCCCGACATCTCGGTGGACTACGCCGTGGTGGAGAAGATGGAGCGCATCGCCGTTGTGGAGGCCCGCTTCGACTGGGACGACCTGGGCAACTGGGAGGCCATCCACCGCCTGGGCGCGAAGGATGCCAGGGGCAACTCCGTGCAGGGCGACGTGATGGCCCTGGACTGCGAGGGGAGCCTGCTCATCTCCCAGGGCGGCAAGCTGGCCTGCGTGGGCCTGAAAGACATGATCGCCGTGCAGACCCGCGACGCCACCCTGGTCTGCCCGCTCTCCGAGGCCCAGAAGGTCAAGGACGTGGTGGGCGCGCTCAAGGGCGAGGGCAGCCAGCTGGTCAACGCCCACGTCACGGTACGCAGGCCCTGGGGCAGCTACACCGTGCTGGAGGAAGGCCCCCACTACAAGATCAAGCGCATCCAGGTGCCCTCGGGCGGCAAGCTCTCCCTGCAGATGCACCACCACCGCTCCGAGCACTGGGTGGTGGTGACGGGAACGGCCCTGGTGGAGGTGGACGGCAAGGAGATGCTCCTCACGGAGAACCAGTCCGTGGACATCCCCAAGACCGCCACACACAGGCTCTCCAACCCCGGCAAGGTGCCCGTGGAGATCATCGAGATCCAGACCGGCCCGTACCTGGAAGAGGACGACATCGTCCGCTTCGAGGACGTGTACGGCCGCAAGGCCAAACCCTAG
- a CDS encoding cytochrome c3 family protein translates to MERTPRRGALALAALGLALGLAAGWMAAPRFAWTALSQPVRFSHKAHLRQDLDCARCHFAGPGGGYSGFPRVGVCAACHAEPTGGRSEDERERDRLTALYVRPGRDVPWLCALRLPGHVRFVHAPHLDASCSSCHPDMRREDALNVTVNRVSGASRQAMTMDRCRSCHLERGAPSGCAACHG, encoded by the coding sequence GTGGAGCGGACTCCGCGCAGGGGCGCTCTCGCCCTGGCCGCCCTTGGCCTGGCCCTGGGCCTGGCCGCCGGGTGGATGGCGGCCCCGCGCTTCGCCTGGACCGCCCTGAGCCAGCCCGTGCGCTTCAGCCACAAGGCCCACCTGCGCCAGGACCTGGACTGCGCCCGCTGCCACTTCGCCGGTCCCGGGGGGGGCTACTCGGGCTTCCCCCGGGTGGGCGTCTGCGCCGCCTGCCACGCCGAGCCCACGGGCGGGCGCTCCGAGGACGAACGCGAACGCGACCGCCTCACCGCCCTGTACGTGCGCCCCGGGCGGGACGTGCCCTGGCTCTGCGCCCTGCGCCTGCCGGGCCACGTGCGCTTCGTCCACGCCCCGCACCTGGACGCCTCCTGCAGTTCCTGCCACCCCGACATGCGCCGGGAGGACGCCCTGAACGTCACCGTGAACCGTGTCTCCGGGGCCTCCCGCCAGGCCATGACCATGGACCGCTGCCGGTCCTGCCACCTTGAACGGGGCGCGCCCTCGGGCTGCGCCGCCTGCCACGGGTAG